The following are from one region of the Schistocerca cancellata isolate TAMUIC-IGC-003103 chromosome 11, iqSchCanc2.1, whole genome shotgun sequence genome:
- the LOC126108236 gene encoding uncharacterized protein LOC126108236, which translates to MMYPGHSVQSVDDREIKKKVVHSLKQSLEAANKPESVLRFYVRVSPPEHHTHSTESIKTSGDIHPLLAAEIAKVVEDGTTSVRIIKLHLERFVNITFTGPHKPDNMNTTFYLTIYSHVYRALKKLKKSV; encoded by the exons ATGA TGTATCCAGGCCATTCTGTTCAATCAGTAGATGATcgtgaaattaaaaagaaa GTTGTCCATAGTTTAAAACAGTCTTTGGAGGCAGCCAATAAACCTGAAAGTGTTCTTCGCTTTTATGTGAGGGTGTCACCACCAGAACACCATACCCACAGCACAGAAAGCATAAAAACAAGTGGAGACATACATCCCTTGCTAGCTGCGGAAATAGCAAAAGTTGTTGAAGATGGAACTACATCTGTGAGAATAATAAAGTTACACCTTGAAAGATTTGTGAACATAACCTTCACTGGACCACACAAGCCAGATAATATGAACACTACATTTTACCTCACAATATATAGTCATGTGTACAGGGCccttaagaaattgaagaaaagtgtTTGA